In a genomic window of Infirmifilum sp. NZ:
- a CDS encoding DUF4145 domain-containing protein, whose protein sequence is MVQVPSDVISVRVRRGLREEVAKLGIDVREVIERALEEEVRRVKRERFRTLVEEALRSMDVDVEEWASAVKESRLER, encoded by the coding sequence GTGGTACAAGTGCCCTCTGATGTAATCTCTGTCAGAGTGCGGCGGGGTCTTAGGGAGGAGGTCGCGAAGCTGGGGATAGACGTGAGGGAGGTCATTGAGAGAGCTCTCGAGGAGGAGGTTCGCAGGGTTAAAAGGGAGAGGTTCAGGACGCTAGTTGAGGAGGCCCTGAGATCCATGGACGTAGATGTCGAGGAGTGGGCTTCCGCGGTCAAGGAGTCGAGGCTTGAGAGGTAG
- a CDS encoding type II toxin-antitoxin system VapC family toxin produces the protein MAPRFLLDASAVYPLVATLREEFVDHARLFAVLDLTAYEVGNALLKEYRKGRVRDLDAAFRLFESALSYVTVLNFPGLSEVLKLAYSENLTFYDAAYLYSARARGMRLVTEDRDLLRFPKSINVRSLLEALGTGSEIT, from the coding sequence ATGGCCCCCAGGTTTCTGCTGGACGCCTCCGCTGTTTACCCGCTTGTAGCTACTCTTAGAGAGGAGTTCGTAGATCACGCGAGGCTGTTTGCCGTGCTCGACCTAACAGCGTACGAGGTGGGAAACGCGCTGCTGAAGGAGTATAGGAAGGGCAGAGTCCGGGACCTCGATGCCGCCTTTAGGCTCTTCGAAAGCGCGCTCAGCTACGTAACGGTGCTTAACTTCCCTGGGCTTTCGGAGGTCTTAAAGCTCGCGTATAGTGAGAACCTAACTTTCTACGATGCAGCTTATCTCTACTCGGCCAGAGCCCGCGGGATGAGGCTCGTCACAGAAGACCGGGATCTGCTTCGGTTCCCCAAGTCCATCAACGTGAGAAGCCTCCTGGAGGCGCTGGGCACTGGCTCCGAGATCACTTGA
- a CDS encoding 8-oxo-dGTP diphosphatase, giving the protein MTTLATLVFVISSGKVLLIRKRRGFGAGKVNGVGGKVEEGEPLEEAARREVLEEVGLTVRNVHHRGVLHFYSSDHVPDWVVHVFVADSYEGEVSGSDEAEPLWVPLGSIPFSEMWEDDRHWLPHVLSGYNVEGHFYFDGDYSRLIGFNLKVF; this is encoded by the coding sequence TTGACGACGCTGGCGACCTTGGTCTTCGTAATCAGCTCGGGCAAAGTCCTCCTCATCAGGAAGAGGAGGGGGTTCGGCGCGGGCAAGGTGAACGGGGTTGGGGGCAAGGTCGAGGAGGGAGAGCCCCTCGAGGAGGCGGCTAGGCGAGAGGTCCTCGAGGAGGTAGGCCTCACGGTCCGGAACGTCCACCACAGGGGTGTGCTCCACTTCTACTCAAGCGACCACGTGCCTGACTGGGTCGTCCACGTCTTCGTAGCGGACTCGTACGAGGGGGAGGTCTCGGGGAGCGACGAGGCGGAGCCCCTTTGGGTGCCTTTAGGCTCGATCCCCTTCAGCGAGATGTGGGAGGATGACAGGCACTGGCTACCCCACGTGCTGTCGGGGTACAACGTGGAGGGGCACTTCTACTTCGACGGGGACTACTCCAGGCTCATCGGGTTCAACCTGAAAGTGTTTTGA
- a CDS encoding orotidine 5'-phosphate decarboxylase — MPWKLEHVGERKESRVVLALDYFKGGDPLAYWTHLLGRTAHLLAGVKIGLPAFMRAGPTGVASLIEGYRDDLYFLADFKLADIGDIVSEELSLLEALGFDGAIVHLFPRCLSKVPAVSLNVFGLVSMTCPNSLVDAHFQELLDYASELGLRGLVVAATKPSAIRAARERLREAVILSPGVGVQGAPPASALRAGADFEIVGRSVVLAEDPLSELERIVEAQRVVLRGG, encoded by the coding sequence TTGCCCTGGAAGCTGGAGCACGTTGGTGAGCGTAAAGAGTCTCGGGTTGTACTGGCGCTCGACTACTTCAAGGGTGGAGACCCGCTAGCGTACTGGACTCACCTTCTCGGCAGAACCGCGCACTTGCTAGCCGGGGTTAAGATCGGCCTCCCAGCTTTCATGAGAGCGGGACCGACCGGCGTAGCGAGTCTCATCGAGGGCTACCGCGACGACCTCTACTTCCTCGCCGACTTCAAGCTAGCAGACATAGGAGACATCGTCTCCGAGGAGCTTTCCCTGCTGGAGGCCCTCGGCTTCGACGGGGCCATAGTCCACCTCTTCCCACGCTGTCTCAGCAAGGTGCCTGCGGTCTCGCTGAACGTGTTCGGGCTCGTCTCCATGACCTGCCCTAACAGCCTAGTCGACGCGCACTTCCAAGAGTTGCTGGACTACGCGTCCGAGCTCGGGCTTCGAGGCCTCGTCGTCGCGGCCACCAAGCCCAGCGCGATACGCGCCGCTAGGGAGAGGCTGAGGGAGGCGGTCATCCTCTCGCCTGGCGTGGGGGTTCAGGGCGCGCCTCCGGCCTCTGCGCTTCGCGCGGGAGCCGACTTCGAGATCGTAGGGAGGTCTGTCGTCCTGGCCGAAGACCCCCTGAGCGAGCTCGAGAGGATAGTTGAGGCTCAAAGGGTGGTTTTGCGTGGGGGTTGA
- the pyrE gene encoding orotate phosphoribosyltransferase, whose product MGVEELLWSVGAVQRGVFKLSSGKVSNVYVDLRKLPSHPREFKLLIDEMAREALKHRFDAVCGIAVGGLPLATGVALALSKPLVYVRRDRKDHGTQKQLEGDFEPGTKVLLLDDVATTGGSLLEALRVARAHGLAADTALVVVDREEGAREALEAEGVKLVSLTTLRKLLEVGSRA is encoded by the coding sequence GTGGGGGTTGAAGAGTTGCTTTGGAGCGTGGGCGCCGTGCAGCGGGGCGTTTTCAAGCTCTCTTCGGGGAAGGTGAGCAACGTTTACGTCGACTTGAGGAAGCTCCCGTCCCACCCCAGGGAGTTCAAGCTCCTGATAGACGAGATGGCCCGCGAGGCGCTCAAGCACAGGTTCGACGCTGTCTGCGGCATCGCTGTGGGGGGTCTGCCCCTTGCGACGGGCGTCGCTCTAGCTCTCTCGAAGCCGCTGGTCTACGTTCGGAGGGACAGGAAGGACCACGGCACGCAGAAGCAGCTCGAGGGGGACTTCGAGCCCGGCACTAAGGTCCTCCTGCTCGACGACGTTGCCACGACCGGCGGCTCCCTCCTCGAGGCGCTCCGCGTAGCTAGAGCCCACGGGCTCGCCGCAGACACAGCTCTCGTCGTCGTGGACAGGGAGGAGGGCGCCCGCGAAGCGCTCGAGGCCGAGGGGGTCAAGCTAGTAAGCCTGACGACGCTGAGGAAGCTCCTCGAGGTGGGGTCGCGTGCTTAG
- the pyrB gene encoding aspartate carbamoyltransferase, translating into MLRGRDVLSILDFSREELEELFAETDRVRSNPAAYAGALSGFIMSTAFFEPSTRTRLSFQSAMLRLGGSYIDLGELERSSVAKGENFADTIRMLDSYADVIVVRHRLEGAARYAAEIAEAPVINAGDGRKHHPTQAMLDLYTVRSAKGRVDGLTYGVLGDLRFGRAAASFILALSKYRPRKVYLVSPPLLRARPEVLEVLEKAGVSYEEVSDLDSVLPELDVLYVTRVQKERFPDPAEYEKVKGSYAVTSKSLARAKEDLVVMHPLPRVDEIAFDVDRTRHAYYFEQAKLGVWVRMALLKLILKG; encoded by the coding sequence GTGCTTAGGGGCAGGGACGTCCTCTCAATCCTGGACTTCAGCCGCGAGGAGCTGGAGGAGCTGTTCGCGGAGACCGACCGCGTGAGGTCGAACCCCGCGGCATACGCGGGCGCTCTCTCGGGCTTCATCATGTCGACCGCGTTCTTCGAGCCCAGCACGCGGACGAGGCTGAGCTTTCAGTCCGCGATGCTGAGGCTGGGGGGCTCCTACATAGACCTCGGCGAGCTGGAGAGGAGCTCAGTGGCCAAGGGGGAGAACTTCGCCGACACGATTAGGATGCTCGACTCATACGCCGACGTGATCGTCGTGAGGCACAGGCTTGAGGGGGCGGCGAGGTACGCGGCGGAGATAGCTGAGGCCCCGGTGATCAACGCGGGCGACGGGAGGAAGCACCACCCAACCCAGGCTATGCTCGACCTCTACACCGTGAGGAGCGCCAAGGGAAGGGTCGACGGGCTGACCTACGGAGTGCTCGGCGACCTGAGGTTCGGGCGCGCGGCGGCTAGCTTCATCCTAGCCCTCTCGAAGTACCGGCCTAGGAAGGTTTACCTGGTCTCTCCCCCGCTCCTCAGGGCCAGGCCGGAGGTGCTGGAGGTCTTGGAGAAGGCGGGCGTCAGCTACGAGGAGGTGTCGGACCTCGATAGCGTTCTGCCGGAGCTTGACGTCCTCTACGTCACGCGGGTGCAGAAGGAGCGCTTCCCCGACCCGGCGGAGTACGAGAAGGTGAAGGGCAGCTACGCCGTGACCTCTAAAAGCCTCGCCAGGGCCAAGGAAGACCTGGTGGTCATGCACCCCTTGCCCAGGGTGGATGAGATCGCGTTCGACGTGGACCGGACGAGGCACGCGTACTACTTCGAGCAGGCGAAGCTGGGGGTTTGGGTGAGGATGGCCCTGCTCAAGCTGATACTTAAGGGGTGA
- the pyrI gene encoding aspartate carbamoyltransferase regulatory subunit, translating to MEDRLIVRKIRNGTVIDHIPAGRSLDVLKILGISGREGATVALVMNVESKKLGRKDIVKIEDRFLKPEEVDKIALIAPTATINIVRDYQVVEKRRVSVPEEIVGILRCVNPLCVSNSPREPITPRIIVVSRQPLKLRCAYCDEEFGEEALSQLVSQ from the coding sequence ATGGAGGACAGGCTGATCGTACGTAAGATCAGAAACGGGACGGTCATAGACCACATCCCGGCTGGAAGGTCCCTCGACGTCCTGAAGATCCTCGGCATCTCAGGGAGGGAGGGCGCGACTGTAGCTCTGGTGATGAACGTGGAGAGCAAGAAGCTGGGCAGGAAGGACATCGTGAAGATAGAGGACAGGTTCCTCAAGCCCGAGGAGGTCGACAAGATCGCTCTCATCGCTCCGACAGCCACGATCAACATCGTTCGCGACTACCAGGTCGTGGAGAAGAGGAGGGTCAGTGTGCCAGAGGAGATCGTGGGCATCCTGAGGTGCGTCAACCCCCTCTGCGTCTCGAACTCGCCTCGCGAGCCCATCACGCCAAGGATAATCGTGGTCTCCCGTCAGCCCCTCAAGCTCAGGTGCGCCTACTGCGACGAGGAGTTCGGAGAGGAGGCGCTGTCCCAGCTGGTGTCTCAGTAG
- a CDS encoding iron-sulfur cluster-binding protein, which produces MYLRALVKEARRAGSTTILRLSVELATPKPGQFIMLWVPGVGEIPLSVADYSDGELLLAITRKGKVTGYIYDAVHSGSVLHVRGPYGASFTVPPSGSRVLLVGGGSGVAPLHFLARVSREAGASCSAVLGFRTAREVFLADSFQRYCRVVLTTDDGSLGVKGLASDEAARLISEGPVDAVYACGPEPLIEKVLSLALERGVRFEASMERYMRCAVGVCGSCVLEPVGLRVCRDGPVFGGEVLSKVFSKK; this is translated from the coding sequence GTGTACCTGCGGGCGCTCGTCAAGGAGGCGAGGAGAGCCGGGAGCACAACGATCCTAAGGCTGTCCGTCGAGCTGGCCACGCCGAAGCCCGGACAGTTTATCATGCTCTGGGTGCCCGGTGTCGGCGAGATACCGCTAAGCGTCGCGGACTACAGCGACGGGGAGCTCCTGCTCGCCATTACCAGGAAGGGTAAGGTGACGGGCTACATTTACGACGCCGTGCACAGCGGGTCAGTGCTCCACGTGAGAGGCCCTTACGGCGCCTCGTTCACGGTGCCACCGAGCGGCTCCAGGGTGCTCCTGGTAGGGGGCGGGAGCGGGGTGGCCCCCCTGCACTTCCTCGCCCGCGTCTCAAGAGAAGCCGGGGCCTCGTGCAGCGCCGTCCTAGGCTTCAGGACGGCGAGAGAGGTCTTCCTCGCCGACTCATTCCAGCGCTACTGCCGGGTGGTGCTCACCACAGACGACGGCAGCCTGGGTGTTAAGGGGCTTGCCTCCGACGAGGCCGCGCGCCTCATCTCGGAGGGGCCCGTTGACGCGGTGTACGCCTGCGGGCCGGAGCCGCTCATCGAGAAGGTGCTTTCGCTTGCCCTGGAGAGGGGGGTTCGCTTCGAGGCCTCGATGGAGAGGTACATGAGGTGTGCTGTAGGGGTATGCGGCTCGTGCGTGCTGGAGCCCGTCGGGTTGCGGGTTTGCAGGGACGGGCCCGTCTTTGGTGGAGAAGTTCTCTCAAAAGTGTTTTCCAAAAAATAG
- a CDS encoding glycerophosphodiester phosphodiesterase yields MTQLKRKFILTGHRGAKALAPENTLPSFLKALECGATGIEFDVRRTLDGVAVIAHDDELDRVAGVNLKVSEASYSDLQKVRVGGVARVPTLREVLALAKGRLYVDIEIKVQGVEEEVTDALRELDMLGEALVTSFLPAPLEKLRKLEPQLDIGVLIEEWDDEYLDIARRLGAVAILPSHEILTRDLVAKIKREGYSVITWTVNSLEEAEKLVEMGVDGIITDNPCLLKPIREKAGL; encoded by the coding sequence GTGACCCAGCTGAAGCGAAAATTCATCCTAACGGGCCACAGGGGCGCCAAGGCCCTAGCTCCCGAGAACACCCTACCGAGCTTCCTCAAGGCCCTGGAGTGCGGCGCGACGGGCATCGAGTTCGACGTGCGCAGGACCCTCGACGGAGTGGCCGTCATCGCCCACGACGACGAGCTTGACCGCGTCGCGGGGGTAAACCTCAAGGTAAGCGAGGCCAGCTACAGCGACCTGCAGAAGGTGCGGGTCGGGGGCGTAGCAAGGGTTCCGACACTAAGGGAGGTGCTCGCGCTAGCCAAAGGCAGGCTATACGTCGACATCGAGATCAAGGTCCAAGGAGTCGAGGAAGAGGTCACCGATGCGCTCCGAGAGCTCGACATGCTCGGCGAGGCGCTCGTGACGTCTTTCCTCCCAGCCCCGCTTGAGAAGCTGAGGAAGCTCGAGCCCCAGCTGGACATCGGCGTCCTCATCGAGGAGTGGGACGACGAGTACTTGGACATAGCCCGCAGGCTCGGAGCCGTCGCCATCCTGCCGTCGCACGAGATCCTGACGAGGGACCTCGTCGCGAAGATCAAGCGGGAAGGCTACAGCGTGATCACGTGGACCGTGAACAGCCTCGAGGAGGCGGAGAAGCTTGTAGAAATGGGGGTGGACGGCATAATCACCGACAACCCCTGCCTTTTGAAGCCCATTAGAGAGAAAGCAGGGTTATAG
- a CDS encoding transglutaminase-like domain-containing protein, which translates to MRCVKAFALLALALLAGYTLTLNALKAGPGVSSVEVKEVVFGTIEQGAFLPRPGRTFRVGETLAVRVNVVVSASPGTLYTLSLAVEVRDPLGAVLTTSNSSRSARLAGRSEEWVFTFAYNVTPDLITGYYTLQVTASAGGLVSSRRLDFFIESYASTRNVYEVTYTVQLTGRGEVKMLYLALPTNTSTTTIVAGPMVTPAPRSLQRDEQGNLYAVYTGVRVGPEPFKITVRFAALETVAYVPADAPVSSLAHLPDSVKPFLSPEEYIESDSPEIRALSRSLTAGSRTVLEAVRRIADYTSTQIQYNPALGTISSSWSLGALWTLHSRQGVCLQYSRLFVALARASGIPARVVGGLLALPPAGEDREYLHAWAEVYVPGYGWLPVEPQKPGSRVGVSPPAPGYIRLVAGLGGKAGSIPQAFLYYEYTGSVEVEQSYSYKQTPLEKFRGGVSLVISYNPRLLFGDTAKFSIETQPGTRCEVSVTKPDGSQYVFTRDCPCSFELKADKIGVWRVEVFAANPELVPAYGKVNFTVSPRPLSLSVSTGDVLLFKSAVFTVETRPPAPGINLSVVYEDCATRKVFALRTGEDGLASFQATPLLPCRVRVLVSSEEEGYEPAQAYIEVTPSPPQELYAAVLLLAALCAVLMRARRKRPD; encoded by the coding sequence GTGCGCTGTGTAAAGGCGTTTGCGCTACTGGCTCTAGCCCTATTAGCCGGCTACACGCTCACCCTCAACGCGCTCAAAGCTGGTCCTGGTGTTTCGAGCGTGGAGGTGAAGGAGGTGGTGTTCGGCACCATCGAGCAGGGCGCCTTCCTCCCCCGCCCGGGCAGGACCTTCCGGGTCGGCGAGACCCTGGCTGTTCGAGTCAACGTCGTGGTTTCCGCCAGCCCCGGAACCCTATACACCCTCTCCCTTGCAGTTGAGGTCCGGGACCCGCTGGGAGCCGTCCTGACTACCAGCAACTCGAGCAGGTCTGCCAGGCTAGCGGGGAGAAGCGAGGAGTGGGTTTTCACGTTTGCCTACAACGTGACCCCCGACCTCATCACCGGGTACTACACCCTCCAGGTCACGGCTAGTGCTGGAGGCTTGGTGTCGTCCAGGAGGCTCGACTTCTTCATCGAGTCCTACGCGTCCACCAGGAACGTCTACGAGGTGACGTACACAGTCCAGCTCACGGGGAGGGGCGAAGTTAAGATGCTCTACCTGGCACTGCCAACCAACACGTCCACAACAACCATAGTAGCTGGCCCGATGGTGACGCCAGCTCCGAGATCCCTACAGCGCGACGAGCAGGGCAACCTCTACGCCGTCTACACTGGAGTCCGCGTTGGCCCCGAGCCATTCAAGATAACGGTCCGCTTCGCGGCGCTAGAGACCGTGGCCTACGTGCCTGCAGACGCGCCGGTAAGCTCCCTAGCCCACCTCCCCGACTCGGTGAAACCATTCCTAAGCCCTGAGGAGTACATCGAGTCCGACTCCCCGGAGATCAGAGCCCTGTCCCGCAGCCTGACCGCTGGCTCGAGGACCGTGCTCGAGGCTGTTAGGAGGATAGCCGACTACACCTCCACGCAGATACAGTACAACCCCGCTCTCGGCACGATCTCCTCCTCCTGGAGCCTGGGCGCTCTATGGACGCTTCACTCCCGGCAGGGCGTCTGCCTGCAGTACTCCAGGCTCTTCGTGGCGCTCGCCCGAGCATCTGGCATCCCAGCTAGGGTTGTCGGGGGCCTACTGGCGCTCCCGCCTGCGGGCGAGGATCGCGAGTACCTCCACGCCTGGGCTGAGGTCTACGTACCCGGCTACGGCTGGCTACCCGTCGAGCCGCAGAAGCCTGGCAGCAGGGTTGGGGTGAGCCCCCCGGCCCCGGGCTACATACGCCTCGTGGCGGGCCTCGGTGGGAAAGCCGGGAGCATTCCGCAGGCGTTCCTGTACTACGAGTACACGGGAAGCGTCGAGGTAGAGCAGAGCTACTCGTACAAGCAGACACCGCTTGAAAAATTCCGCGGCGGGGTGAGCCTGGTTATCTCGTATAACCCCCGGTTGCTCTTCGGGGACACCGCGAAGTTCTCAATAGAGACACAGCCGGGGACAAGGTGCGAGGTCTCGGTCACAAAGCCGGACGGGTCGCAGTACGTGTTTACCCGGGACTGCCCCTGCTCCTTCGAGCTCAAGGCTGACAAGATAGGCGTGTGGCGGGTCGAGGTCTTCGCTGCAAACCCCGAGCTCGTACCCGCCTACGGGAAGGTCAACTTCACCGTTTCGCCGAGGCCTCTCAGCCTCTCGGTAAGCACAGGGGACGTACTCCTCTTTAAGAGCGCGGTGTTCACTGTGGAGACGCGTCCCCCGGCGCCCGGGATAAACCTATCCGTAGTCTACGAGGACTGTGCGACAAGGAAGGTTTTCGCGCTGAGGACCGGAGAGGACGGCCTCGCCAGCTTCCAAGCTACTCCTCTCTTGCCGTGCCGGGTGAGGGTGCTGGTCTCCTCAGAGGAGGAGGGTTACGAGCCAGCCCAGGCGTACATCGAGGTCACCCCCAGCCCTCCCCAGGAGCTTTACGCGGCGGTACTTCTGCTCGCGGCCCTCTGCGCGGTTCTCATGCGGGCTAGGCGCAAGCGGCCGGATTAA
- a CDS encoding 4-vinyl reductase, translating into MSRNIDHHKPYELGRVVALSSTSAYMFRVVFREEALTAKGVLARCLECFSKADAPVLSLHVSWSDRSRDLWAFIVAGVRDPATAKRVADCLGQVSMVESVDYTPPVSNGVAADPWGYPPLLGGERAIILRGEALRNFLVSGWSQLGTGFGSILYYTFFEAGASLYRDFYSKLLKDRRGVAVLAERAFTLMGYGVLKILEWDDGSFVARVYDNFECQALKEIEEAESMMIRGLLAGMVAASWGQSIKGVLPEETKCIKRGDPYCEFVIRRR; encoded by the coding sequence GTGTCCCGGAACATCGACCACCACAAGCCCTACGAGCTCGGGCGCGTAGTGGCCCTGAGCTCGACGTCCGCTTACATGTTCAGGGTTGTTTTCCGCGAAGAAGCCTTGACCGCGAAAGGGGTGCTGGCCCGCTGCTTGGAGTGCTTCTCTAAGGCCGACGCGCCGGTGCTCTCACTCCACGTGTCCTGGAGCGACAGGTCCCGAGACCTCTGGGCCTTTATAGTGGCGGGGGTCCGGGACCCGGCAACCGCAAAGAGGGTAGCTGACTGCTTGGGTCAGGTGAGCATGGTGGAGAGCGTGGACTACACTCCACCGGTGAGCAACGGCGTCGCCGCAGACCCGTGGGGCTATCCTCCTCTGCTCGGGGGCGAGAGGGCTATCATTCTGCGGGGAGAGGCCCTAAGAAATTTCCTGGTGTCGGGCTGGTCGCAGCTCGGGACGGGCTTCGGCTCAATACTCTACTACACGTTCTTCGAGGCGGGCGCCAGCCTTTACAGGGACTTCTACTCGAAGCTGCTGAAGGATAGGCGCGGTGTAGCGGTGCTGGCGGAGAGGGCCTTCACTCTGATGGGATACGGTGTCCTCAAGATCCTCGAGTGGGATGACGGTAGCTTCGTGGCGCGTGTGTACGACAACTTTGAGTGTCAGGCGCTGAAGGAGATAGAGGAGGCTGAGAGCATGATGATCAGGGGGTTGCTAGCCGGAATGGTCGCCGCAAGCTGGGGTCAAAGCATCAAGGGTGTCCTGCCCGAGGAGACAAAGTGCATCAAGAGGGGGGACCCGTACTGCGAGTTCGTAATCAGGAGGCGCTGA
- a CDS encoding NAD-dependent epimerase/dehydratase family protein, whose protein sequence is MRILVTGGAGFIGSHLAERLVKEGHSVVVFDNFSSGKIENLSRILRDVDVVKGDLRSRSDLERAFAGGVDAVFHFAANPEVRVGDPQEHFENNILATYNLLEEMRRRGVRDLVFASTSTVYGEASKLPTPEDYGPMKPISLYGASKLSCEAIISSYAYTFQFKAVALRYANVVGPRAKRGVVRDFVLKLLNNPRELEILGDGTQRKSYVWVEDAVEATLLAWRGTRGGFEAYNVGSEDSITVVEVADIVVEVMGLSGVRYRFTGGVDGGRGWVGDVKYMHLDISKLKSLGWSPRYSSREAVRRAAESALEELRG, encoded by the coding sequence ATGAGGATCCTGGTAACCGGCGGGGCTGGCTTCATAGGCAGCCACCTAGCGGAGAGGCTCGTCAAGGAGGGGCACAGCGTCGTGGTCTTCGACAACTTCTCGTCAGGCAAGATCGAGAACCTGTCGAGGATCCTACGCGATGTGGACGTCGTGAAGGGAGACCTGCGGTCGCGCAGCGACCTTGAGCGGGCTTTCGCCGGAGGCGTCGACGCGGTGTTCCACTTCGCGGCCAACCCAGAGGTGCGGGTTGGGGATCCCCAGGAGCACTTCGAGAACAACATCCTCGCTACGTACAACCTGCTTGAGGAGATGAGGAGGCGCGGCGTTAGGGACCTCGTGTTCGCTTCGACGAGCACGGTGTACGGTGAGGCCTCGAAGCTCCCAACGCCCGAGGACTACGGCCCGATGAAGCCGATATCCCTGTACGGGGCCTCGAAGCTCTCCTGCGAGGCCATCATCTCCTCCTACGCTTACACGTTCCAGTTCAAGGCCGTGGCCCTGAGGTACGCGAACGTTGTCGGGCCCAGGGCTAAGAGGGGTGTCGTCAGGGACTTCGTCCTGAAGCTGCTCAACAACCCCCGGGAGCTCGAGATCCTCGGGGACGGAACCCAGAGGAAGAGCTACGTGTGGGTCGAGGACGCCGTCGAGGCCACGCTGCTCGCGTGGCGCGGTACGCGGGGCGGCTTCGAGGCCTATAACGTGGGAAGCGAGGACTCGATCACGGTGGTGGAGGTCGCGGACATAGTCGTGGAGGTGATGGGGCTTAGCGGTGTGCGGTACAGGTTCACGGGCGGCGTCGACGGCGGTAGAGGCTGGGTGGGGGACGTGAAGTACATGCACCTCGATATCTCAAAGCTTAAGTCCCTCGGCTGGAGTCCTAGGTATAGTAGCCGCGAAGCCGTGAGAAGGGCGGCGGAGAGCGCCCTCGAGGAGCTTAGAGGTTAG
- a CDS encoding ABC transporter ATP-binding protein codes for MPAVVVKNLVKDFGGFRALSGVSFTVEEGEVFGLIGPNGAGKTTTFRILAGLLSPTSGEVLVLGEKPGSLKVKKLVSYLPEDAGTYRNITGYEFLRLVAELYYGKTREAEEALEMGVKIAGLGEKIHEKMKSYSKGMKRRVQVARALMVKPKLAILDEPTSGLDVVQAKEIRDLIKEYAQSLGATVLVSSHNMLEVEDVCTRVALIDKGRILEEGPIKELVSKYGARNLEEVFFTVVKGGGK; via the coding sequence ATGCCTGCTGTGGTCGTTAAAAACCTGGTTAAGGATTTCGGAGGCTTCAGAGCGCTTAGCGGCGTGAGCTTCACCGTTGAGGAGGGCGAGGTTTTCGGGCTCATAGGGCCGAACGGCGCCGGAAAGACGACGACGTTCAGGATACTCGCCGGCCTGCTGTCACCGACCAGCGGTGAGGTGCTCGTCCTTGGCGAGAAGCCCGGCTCCCTCAAGGTCAAGAAGTTGGTATCGTACCTGCCGGAGGACGCTGGGACATACAGGAACATCACGGGCTACGAGTTCCTCCGCCTGGTGGCCGAGCTCTACTACGGGAAGACCAGGGAGGCTGAGGAGGCGCTCGAGATGGGGGTGAAGATAGCGGGACTGGGCGAGAAGATCCACGAGAAGATGAAGTCCTACAGCAAGGGAATGAAGCGCAGGGTCCAGGTTGCCAGAGCCCTCATGGTTAAGCCCAAGCTAGCCATACTCGACGAGCCTACCTCGGGGCTCGACGTCGTTCAGGCCAAGGAGATACGCGACCTAATCAAGGAGTACGCCCAGAGCCTAGGGGCAACTGTCCTTGTCTCGAGCCACAACATGCTTGAAGTCGAGGACGTCTGCACCCGCGTCGCGCTGATCGACAAGGGCAGGATCCTCGAGGAGGGCCCCATTAAGGAGCTCGTCTCGAAGTACGGCGCCCGCAACCTGGAGGAGGTGTTCTTCACGGTCGTAAAGGGTGGTGGGAAGTGA